The Sphaerospermopsis torques-reginae ITEP-024 genome has a window encoding:
- a CDS encoding putative toxin-antitoxin system toxin component, PIN family gives MKVIIDTNVLVSAVLKGREPRDVIQFVVDSPHCDWIVSEDILAEYQDVLSRKKFKLTDEVRKEWLEIINLVTTLVDVQVTVDFARDRKDEKFLACAVAAEADFLITGDSDFNQAQNLVNTTIVSVSTFKQLIGDFRG, from the coding sequence ATGAAGGTTATTATTGATACTAATGTTTTAGTTTCTGCTGTTCTCAAGGGGAGAGAACCAAGAGATGTTATTCAATTTGTTGTGGATAGTCCTCATTGTGATTGGATTGTTTCTGAAGATATTTTAGCAGAGTATCAGGATGTATTAAGTCGGAAGAAGTTTAAATTGACTGATGAAGTCAGAAAAGAATGGTTAGAAATTATAAATTTGGTGACTACATTAGTTGATGTTCAAGTAACAGTAGATTTTGCTAGAGATAGAAAGGATGAAAAGTTTTTAGCTTGTGCTGTTGCAGCAGAGGCTGATTTTTTAATTACTGGAGATTCTGATTTTAACCAAGCACAGAATTTAGTTAATACTACTATTGTTTCTGTGTCTACGTTTAAGCAGTTGATTGGTGATTTTAGGGGATAA
- a CDS encoding helix-turn-helix domain-containing protein, with the protein MTTKNETIEQPKSSAISNSFPSSVAFIHNVLDEYGLDPYEFRLYAHIVRRTGGKTQGVCFASLRKTAEICKMSMRKAQQAIKVLIQANLVTQTKRTGRTDEYRVTPVSDWVSNDQLDKIRKTIKTTKDSSTDSDIDTEIAVENE; encoded by the coding sequence ATGACAACTAAAAACGAGACTATTGAACAACCAAAATCTTCTGCAATATCAAACTCTTTTCCATCTTCAGTGGCATTTATCCACAACGTATTGGATGAATATGGATTAGATCCTTATGAATTTCGCTTGTATGCTCATATAGTGCGTAGAACAGGAGGTAAGACTCAAGGAGTATGTTTTGCAAGTCTTCGCAAAACAGCAGAGATTTGCAAAATGAGTATGCGTAAGGCTCAACAAGCGATAAAAGTTCTTATCCAGGCTAATTTGGTAACACAGACGAAACGGACAGGACGCACAGATGAATATAGAGTTACTCCTGTTAGTGATTGGGTTTCCAACGACCAGCTAGATAAAATCCGCAAGACTATTAAAACTACTAAGGATTCATCCACTGATTCAGACATTGATACTGAGATAGCAGTAGAAAACGAGTAG
- a CDS encoding type II toxin-antitoxin system RelE/ParE family toxin — protein sequence MKIHIISPEASRDLSEIIDYFVTRNIDAGDRFVDEFEKKCQYLANFPNMGRSYENIRVDLRGVPLDGYIILYRVINNGVEIVRVVSGYRDLESLFQ from the coding sequence ATGAAAATACATATTATTTCTCCAGAAGCTAGTCGTGATTTATCAGAAATTATTGATTATTTTGTTACTAGAAATATTGATGCTGGAGATCGTTTTGTTGATGAGTTTGAAAAGAAGTGTCAGTATTTAGCTAATTTCCCTAATATGGGGCGTAGCTATGAAAATATTAGGGTTGATTTGCGGGGTGTTCCTTTGGATGGTTATATAATTCTTTATCGAGTTATTAATAATGGGGTTGAAATTGTGCGTGTAGTTAGTGGTTATCGAGATTTGGAATCTTTGTTTCAATGA
- a CDS encoding ribbon-helix-helix domain-containing protein gives MNIQIKPELEQIIQAQIATGRYTNPEDVISKALKLLLEWDKGYQNWVEETREKVDVAIEQLDRGEGINGEVVISQLRDKLRQAREI, from the coding sequence ATGAATATCCAAATTAAACCGGAATTAGAGCAAATTATTCAAGCGCAAATTGCCACAGGTAGATATACAAATCCTGAAGATGTAATTAGTAAGGCGTTAAAATTGCTTTTGGAGTGGGATAAGGGTTATCAGAATTGGGTGGAAGAAACACGGGAAAAGGTGGATGTTGCTATTGAACAATTAGATAGAGGTGAAGGTATTAATGGGGAAGTTGTGATTTCACAATTGCGGGATAAGTTGCGTCAAGCAAGAGAGATATAA
- a CDS encoding NAD(P)H-quinone oxidoreductase subunit 5, with amino-acid sequence MEVIYQYAWIIPVLPLLGAMLVGLGLISLNQVTNRLRQLNAVVIISLMGAAMGLSMALLWSQYQGHEPYLRTFEWAAAGNFHLTMGYTIDNLTAMMLVVVTTVAFLVMIYTDGYMAHDPGYVRFYAYLSLFGSSMLGLVVSPNLVQIYIFWELVGMCSYLLVGFWYDRKAAADACQKAFVTNRVGDFGLLLGILGLFWSTGSFDFTIMGDRLGELVETGSISNFLAILFAILVFLGPVAKSAQFPLHVWLPDAMEGPTPISALIHAATMVAAGVFLIARMYPVFEHVPAAMNVIAFTGAFTAFLGATIAITQNDIKKGLAYSTISQLGYMVMAMGVGAYSAGIFHLMTHAYFKAMLFLGSGSVIHGMEAVVGHDPVLAQDMRLMGGLRKYMPATGFTFLIGCLAISGIPPFAGFWSKDEILGAAFAANPLLWFIGWVTAGITAFYMFRMYFSTFEGKFRGNDEKIKTMLKDAAAAKLGLELQPNFGPGAMKKGELDHSHDSHGHHSSSPHESPWTMTLPLLVLAIPSMLIGLVGTPYANYFEQFIYSPNETLAEVMEKAAEFDPHEFYVMAGSSVAISVVGITLAVLMYLARKIDPSAIASKIKSLYELSLNKWYFDDIYHQVFVLGLRRVARQVMEVDFRVVDGAVNLTGFFTLVSGEGLKYLENGRVQFYALIVFGAVLGLVIVFGVT; translated from the coding sequence ATGGAAGTAATCTATCAATATGCCTGGATTATTCCAGTATTACCCCTATTAGGAGCAATGCTGGTAGGTCTAGGATTAATCTCGTTAAATCAGGTAACAAACCGCCTGCGACAGCTAAACGCTGTGGTTATTATCTCCCTGATGGGCGCGGCTATGGGGCTGTCTATGGCTCTGCTGTGGAGTCAATACCAAGGCCATGAACCTTATCTGCGTACCTTTGAATGGGCAGCAGCAGGTAATTTTCACTTGACGATGGGCTACACAATAGACAATCTCACAGCTATGATGCTGGTAGTTGTGACAACTGTAGCCTTCTTGGTGATGATTTACACCGATGGCTACATGGCGCATGACCCTGGTTATGTCCGGTTTTACGCCTATCTCAGTTTATTCGGCTCTTCCATGTTAGGGTTGGTGGTTAGTCCCAACTTAGTACAAATTTATATTTTCTGGGAATTGGTGGGGATGTGTTCCTACCTCCTAGTCGGTTTTTGGTACGATCGCAAAGCCGCCGCAGATGCTTGTCAAAAGGCTTTTGTAACCAACCGTGTCGGTGACTTTGGTTTATTACTGGGTATTCTGGGGCTATTTTGGTCTACAGGTAGCTTTGATTTTACAATCATGGGCGATCGCCTGGGTGAATTGGTAGAAACCGGTTCTATTAGCAATTTCCTGGCTATCCTCTTCGCCATTTTGGTCTTCCTCGGTCCAGTGGCCAAGTCTGCCCAGTTCCCCCTCCATGTCTGGCTACCAGACGCAATGGAAGGTCCCACACCTATTTCCGCCCTCATCCACGCAGCAACAATGGTGGCGGCTGGTGTATTCCTCATTGCCCGGATGTACCCAGTATTTGAACACGTCCCCGCAGCAATGAACGTGATCGCTTTCACTGGGGCATTTACAGCATTTTTGGGCGCGACGATCGCTATTACCCAAAACGACATCAAAAAAGGACTCGCTTACTCCACCATCTCCCAACTTGGTTACATGGTGATGGCAATGGGTGTAGGCGCTTACAGTGCGGGTATATTCCACCTGATGACCCATGCTTACTTTAAAGCGATGCTGTTCTTGGGTTCAGGTTCAGTTATTCACGGTATGGAAGCAGTGGTTGGCCATGACCCTGTTTTAGCTCAGGATATGCGCTTAATGGGTGGACTGCGGAAATATATGCCCGCTACTGGTTTCACCTTTTTAATTGGTTGTTTAGCAATTTCCGGTATTCCTCCCTTTGCTGGTTTCTGGTCAAAAGATGAAATTCTCGGCGCGGCTTTTGCAGCTAACCCCCTGTTATGGTTTATTGGTTGGGTGACTGCCGGTATTACCGCTTTTTATATGTTTAGAATGTATTTCTCGACATTTGAAGGCAAATTCCGGGGTAATGATGAGAAAATCAAAACCATGCTCAAAGATGCTGCTGCTGCTAAGTTAGGTTTGGAATTACAGCCTAATTTTGGACCAGGGGCAATGAAAAAAGGTGAGTTAGATCATTCCCATGACTCTCACGGACACCACAGCAGTTCACCTCATGAGTCTCCTTGGACAATGACTCTACCTCTGTTGGTGTTGGCTATTCCTTCCATGTTGATCGGTTTGGTGGGTACTCCCTACGCTAATTATTTTGAGCAGTTTATCTACTCTCCTAATGAAACTTTAGCTGAAGTAATGGAAAAAGCTGCGGAATTTGACCCCCATGAGTTTTATGTGATGGCGGGTAGTTCTGTGGCTATTTCTGTGGTGGGTATTACTTTAGCAGTGCTGATGTATTTAGCTCGGAAAATTGACCCCAGTGCGATCGCTTCTAAGATCAAATCTCTGTATGAGTTATCGTTGAATAAGTGGTATTTTGACGATATTTATCATCAGGTATTTGTCCTTGGTTTGCGTCGTGTTGCTCGACAAGTGATGGAAGTTGATTTCCGCGTTGTTGATGGTGCGGTTAATTTGACTGGGTTCTTTACTCTTGTTAGTGGTGAAGGTTTGAAATACCTGGAAAATGGTCGGGTTCAGTTCTATGCCTTAATTGTTTTTGGGGCTGTTCTGGGCTTGGTGATCGTTTTTGGTGTGACTTAA
- a CDS encoding thioredoxin family protein, whose amino-acid sequence MVLSVSERTFTQEVLESPIPVLVNFEAPWCGLCRIIHPLLLQFQAQCDNGIKLVAVNADQNFKLSTTYRLKSLPTLLLIEKGVIRQRLEGFRSRDDLRLALEEIQLSCMTNHNTLSITTMPDLECRSV is encoded by the coding sequence ATGGTGTTGTCGGTCAGTGAGCGGACATTTACTCAAGAAGTTTTAGAATCTCCAATTCCTGTGTTAGTTAATTTCGAGGCTCCTTGGTGTGGCTTGTGTCGCATCATTCACCCATTGTTGCTGCAATTTCAAGCTCAGTGCGATAACGGAATTAAACTTGTAGCGGTTAACGCTGATCAAAATTTCAAGCTATCTACCACCTATCGTCTCAAATCACTACCAACTTTACTACTAATTGAAAAAGGTGTGATCAGACAACGCCTTGAGGGTTTCCGCAGTAGAGATGATTTACGTCTAGCACTGGAAGAAATTCAACTCAGTTGCATGACCAACCATAACACCTTGAGTATAACAACCATGCCTGATTTAGAGTGCCGCTCTGTTTAA
- a CDS encoding NnrU family protein, which translates to MMSSPWFTTSHFVILGLQLVFAIAHSGGAALRPWAEKYIGPRLYRILFALVSLPLAVILITYFFNHRYDGWQLWQVQDIPGVKPVVWVLSAISFLFLYPATFNLLEIAAIQKPQVHLYETGIIRITRHPQMVGQIIWCVAHTLWLGTTFTVVTSLGLVLHHLFGVWHGDRRLSNRYGEAFEVVKQRTSIIPFQAVFDGRQSLKWQEFIRPAYLGVAIFVGLFWWLHPLLIVATSRISW; encoded by the coding sequence ATGATGTCTAGTCCTTGGTTCACCACCAGTCATTTTGTGATACTGGGGTTACAGTTAGTTTTTGCGATCGCCCACAGCGGAGGTGCTGCTTTGCGTCCTTGGGCTGAAAAATACATCGGACCAAGGTTGTATCGCATTTTGTTTGCATTAGTTAGTTTACCCTTAGCAGTGATCTTAATTACTTACTTTTTTAATCACCGTTATGATGGTTGGCAACTGTGGCAAGTGCAGGATATACCAGGTGTGAAACCAGTAGTTTGGGTACTATCAGCAATTTCCTTTTTATTTTTATATCCTGCTACCTTCAATCTACTAGAAATTGCGGCTATTCAAAAGCCCCAAGTCCATCTTTATGAAACAGGTATCATTCGTATTACCCGTCATCCGCAAATGGTGGGTCAAATTATTTGGTGTGTTGCCCATACGCTATGGTTGGGTACAACCTTCACTGTTGTTACATCTTTGGGTTTAGTGCTACATCACTTGTTTGGAGTTTGGCATGGCGATCGCCGTTTGAGCAACCGCTATGGAGAAGCTTTTGAAGTAGTCAAACAACGCACTTCAATTATTCCCTTTCAAGCAGTTTTTGATGGTCGTCAATCTCTGAAATGGCAAGAATTTATTCGTCCTGCTTATTTGGGAGTTGCCATTTTTGTGGGTTTGTTCTGGTGGTTACACCCCCTATTGATCGTAGCCACCAGTAGGATATCATGGTAG
- a CDS encoding LysR family transcriptional regulator, with translation MSDLPFTLDQLRILKAIAQEGSFKRAADSLYVSQPAVSLQVQNLERQLDVPLFDRGGRRAQLTEAGHLLLSYGEKILSLCQETCRAIEDLQNLQGGTLIVGASQTTGTYLLPRMIGMFRQKYPDVAVQLHVHSTRRTAWSVANGQVDLAIIGGEIPGELAESLEIVPYAEDELALILPTFHPFAKLDTIQKEDLYKLQFIALDSQSTIRKVIDQVLARCDIDTRRFKFEMELNSIEAIKNAVQSGLGAAFVSTSAIAKELQMGVLHCTPIEGVVVKRTLWLIVNPNRYRSKAAEAFSQEILPQFATPGWDGDALKLSQKNLMLSTLEIDTSTSISSDPE, from the coding sequence ATGTCTGACCTTCCTTTCACTTTAGATCAGTTACGCATTCTCAAAGCGATCGCACAAGAAGGGAGCTTCAAACGCGCCGCTGATAGTCTTTACGTCTCTCAACCAGCAGTGAGTTTACAGGTGCAAAATCTGGAACGCCAACTGGATGTCCCCTTATTTGATCGGGGTGGAAGACGCGCTCAGTTAACCGAAGCTGGACATCTACTCCTCAGTTACGGTGAAAAAATTCTCAGTCTGTGTCAAGAAACTTGTCGCGCTATTGAGGATTTACAAAATCTTCAAGGTGGTACTTTAATTGTCGGTGCTTCTCAAACTACTGGTACTTACTTGTTACCGCGGATGATTGGGATGTTTCGTCAAAAATATCCTGATGTGGCTGTACAACTTCACGTCCACTCTACCCGTCGTACAGCTTGGAGTGTGGCTAATGGACAAGTTGATTTAGCTATCATCGGTGGCGAGATTCCCGGTGAACTGGCTGAATCTTTGGAAATTGTTCCCTACGCTGAAGATGAACTGGCGCTGATTTTACCTACATTCCATCCCTTTGCTAAACTCGATACCATTCAAAAAGAAGACCTATATAAATTACAATTCATTGCTCTTGACTCCCAATCTACGATCCGCAAAGTCATTGATCAGGTACTGGCACGCTGTGATATTGATACCAGACGTTTTAAATTTGAAATGGAACTAAATTCCATTGAAGCAATTAAAAATGCTGTGCAATCAGGTTTGGGGGCGGCTTTTGTTTCTACTTCGGCGATCGCTAAAGAATTACAAATGGGTGTGCTACACTGTACCCCCATTGAAGGTGTGGTTGTCAAACGCACTCTTTGGCTGATTGTTAATCCTAATCGCTATCGCTCTAAAGCCGCAGAAGCCTTTAGTCAGGAAATTTTACCCCAGTTTGCTACCCCTGGATGGGATGGAGATGCGTTAAAATTATCACAAAAAAATCTGATGTTAAGTACATTAGAAATAGATACATCAACGTCTATTTCATCTGATCCAGAGTAA
- a CDS encoding serine/threonine-protein kinase, producing MEVYCTRTNCPRPINHFADLDDVTTLKTTQQKYCISCGMPLLLDGRYVPTQLLGKGGFGAAFLARDRRIPGMRSCVVKQFQPAGNLTPTQLQLAQQLFEREAEVLAQIGNEHEQIPDLFAFFPVSVSSLPPGKQEQFFYLVQEYIDGQNLEEELLQEGKFSEIGVTQILTEILPVLTFIHEKGIIHRDIKPSNIMRRRDGKLFLLDFGAVKQVANVPGASTASTGIYSMGFAPPEQMSGNQVFPSTDLYALAVTVITLLTGQEASKLFDSYTNEWKWRTQVTVNDRLADILDKMLLPAANQRFESAAEVLQALSPPAPSVIPTASPPQIQTPPSVPQGQKIQPHPSTQPPTPIPPPLKPIPLQPKFATWELLAGAAFSGFEGALIAIALFSLLNNPIITLAISVVILSGLIFAQTKRWLEKFDLLIIPAITLAIIFFLPFLHRGIVIQNVVILALASALIAIAVTSIFRLIYKLIYSII from the coding sequence ATGGAAGTTTACTGCACTCGTACCAACTGCCCCAGGCCAATCAACCATTTCGCGGATTTAGATGATGTTACAACTTTAAAAACTACTCAGCAAAAATACTGCATCAGTTGTGGTATGCCACTACTTTTAGATGGTCGTTATGTACCTACTCAGTTACTGGGTAAGGGAGGTTTTGGTGCTGCTTTTTTAGCACGCGATCGCCGTATTCCGGGAATGCGCTCCTGTGTGGTTAAGCAATTCCAACCTGCTGGGAATTTAACACCTACTCAACTACAACTAGCACAACAACTCTTTGAACGAGAAGCAGAAGTTTTAGCGCAAATAGGCAATGAACATGAGCAAATTCCTGACTTATTTGCTTTCTTCCCTGTCTCTGTCTCCAGTTTACCACCAGGAAAACAAGAGCAGTTTTTTTACCTCGTTCAAGAATATATTGATGGACAAAATCTAGAAGAAGAATTACTCCAAGAAGGTAAATTTTCAGAAATCGGAGTTACACAAATACTCACGGAAATTCTCCCAGTTCTCACTTTTATCCACGAAAAAGGCATTATTCACAGAGATATTAAACCCTCTAACATTATGCGTCGTCGGGATGGTAAATTATTTCTGTTAGATTTTGGTGCTGTAAAACAAGTTGCTAATGTTCCTGGTGCTTCTACTGCTTCTACGGGCATCTATTCTATGGGTTTTGCACCACCAGAACAAATGTCAGGAAATCAAGTATTTCCCTCTACGGATTTATACGCTTTAGCTGTGACTGTGATTACTTTATTAACAGGACAGGAAGCTAGTAAACTTTTTGATTCCTATACTAATGAGTGGAAATGGCGGACACAAGTTACTGTTAATGACAGACTAGCTGATATTTTAGACAAAATGCTGCTCCCTGCTGCTAATCAACGCTTTGAGTCAGCAGCAGAAGTTTTACAAGCTCTTTCTCCACCTGCTCCTAGTGTAATTCCTACAGCTTCACCTCCACAAATACAAACACCTCCATCAGTACCACAGGGACAAAAAATACAACCACATCCATCAACCCAACCTCCAACACCAATACCACCACCACTAAAACCAATCCCACTACAACCAAAATTTGCTACTTGGGAATTATTAGCTGGGGCAGCTTTTAGCGGGTTTGAAGGAGCATTAATAGCGATCGCCCTTTTCAGCTTACTCAACAACCCCATCATCACCTTGGCTATTTCAGTGGTAATTTTGAGTGGTTTAATCTTTGCTCAAACTAAACGCTGGTTGGAAAAATTTGACTTATTAATTATCCCTGCCATTACTTTGGCAATTATATTTTTTCTCCCCTTCTTACACCGTGGTATTGTTATTCAGAACGTGGTTATTTTAGCATTGGCTTCAGCTTTAATAGCTATTGCTGTAACATCAATATTTCGTTTGATTTATAAATTAATATATTCAATAATTTAG
- a CDS encoding ABC transporter substrate-binding protein, which translates to MLQKEVKVLLLSLLLTSAVLGIGIWLFLPLTNQKTNNNNQSETSVTERISFGEKIFSPGEASQLKEDGAKAIGNKDYLQAIAKFTASLKLKPNDPEALIYLNNARIGSSKNSTKNYTIVASAPLGTDPNAGLEILRGIAQAQNEINTNGKINGAYLKVGIANDDDKPEISKQIAANLVKNPEVLGVVCCNTSDATLTAGTLYNSGKLVAISPTSTSVKITNFSPYIFRTVPSDFIAARTLANYMVKNLNQKKAAVFFNSQSGYSQSLKSEFVSSMLLEGGEVSQEFDLSKADFSAASSVKQATEQGAQVLMLAADTGTLDKALQVVQVNQKRLTLLGGDDVYTLKTLEIGREQAVGMVLAVPWHIQGNPKSEFPKTSRKLWGADVSWRTALAYDATKALIAALGKDPTRSGIQKTLVSPGFSATGAAGEIRFLPSGDRNASVQLVKIVPGNRSRAGYDFEPISPSN; encoded by the coding sequence ATGTTGCAAAAAGAAGTTAAAGTATTACTATTATCCTTATTGCTGACAAGTGCTGTACTGGGAATTGGTATATGGTTATTTTTACCGCTAACTAATCAGAAAACAAATAACAATAATCAATCAGAAACATCAGTTACAGAAAGGATTAGTTTTGGGGAAAAAATATTTAGCCCTGGTGAAGCTTCTCAACTTAAAGAAGATGGTGCTAAAGCAATAGGTAATAAAGATTATCTACAAGCGATCGCCAAATTTACAGCATCTCTAAAACTCAAACCCAACGATCCCGAAGCACTAATATATCTGAATAACGCCAGGATTGGATCTAGCAAAAACTCTACAAAAAACTATACAATTGTGGCATCAGCCCCACTAGGAACAGACCCCAATGCTGGATTAGAAATTTTACGAGGTATCGCTCAAGCCCAAAATGAAATTAATACCAATGGAAAAATTAACGGAGCTTATTTAAAGGTAGGTATAGCTAACGATGATGATAAGCCAGAAATATCCAAACAAATCGCTGCTAACCTCGTCAAAAATCCAGAAGTATTAGGTGTCGTCTGCTGTAATACCAGCGATGCCACATTAACAGCAGGTACACTTTATAATTCTGGAAAACTTGTTGCTATTTCTCCTACTAGCACTTCTGTCAAAATTACCAACTTTAGCCCCTACATTTTTAGAACAGTTCCCAGTGATTTTATAGCTGCTAGAACCTTAGCAAATTACATGGTGAAAAATCTCAATCAGAAAAAAGCAGCAGTTTTCTTTAATTCTCAAAGTGGCTATAGTCAGTCTCTGAAATCAGAGTTTGTTTCCTCTATGTTATTGGAAGGTGGAGAAGTATCTCAAGAATTTGATTTATCCAAAGCCGATTTTAGTGCTGCTTCCAGTGTGAAACAAGCAACTGAACAAGGGGCGCAAGTATTAATGTTAGCTGCTGACACGGGAACTTTAGATAAAGCATTGCAAGTAGTTCAAGTAAATCAAAAGCGTCTGACATTACTAGGAGGAGATGATGTATATACACTAAAAACCTTAGAAATTGGCAGAGAACAAGCAGTAGGAATGGTATTAGCAGTTCCCTGGCATATTCAAGGTAATCCCAAATCGGAATTTCCCAAAACATCCCGAAAATTATGGGGTGCTGATGTGAGTTGGCGTACTGCCCTAGCCTATGATGCCACAAAAGCCTTGATTGCTGCCTTAGGAAAAGATCCCACCCGTTCTGGTATTCAAAAAACTCTTGTATCTCCTGGATTTTCTGCTACAGGCGCTGCTGGTGAAATTCGCTTTTTACCATCAGGAGATAGAAACGCCTCAGTCCAACTTGTAAAAATTGTTCCTGGTAATCGTTCTCGTGCTGGGTATGATTTTGAGCCAATATCACCAAGCAATTGA
- a CDS encoding Crp/Fnr family transcriptional regulator, which yields MQSQSSFSEASRPFLTWQRILDWAQEHYRCRTFSKDERIPARPGLLYLVQRGAIRMVGTAQVSATASQLTSRRINRTPEEAFLGFVGAGQPFEIVAQSPFTLQAYAHVDQTAVLWMYWHDLDNWPHFRREVMDAFRYQHQRKLLWLSALGQRRTIDRLLGFLTLLIEEYGEPAMSETDPDVIRGYCLPFPLTHAQIGSAIGSTRVTVTRLMGKLRQRGLILTQGDNLICLPAESINRAN from the coding sequence ATGCAATCTCAATCCTCTTTTTCCGAGGCATCACGGCCTTTCTTAACTTGGCAACGAATTCTTGACTGGGCGCAAGAACACTACCGCTGTCGCACCTTCAGCAAAGATGAGCGCATTCCCGCCAGACCCGGATTGCTGTATTTAGTGCAGAGAGGTGCAATCCGCATGGTAGGAACAGCCCAAGTAAGTGCTACTGCCAGCCAGCTAACATCTCGACGCATTAACAGAACCCCTGAAGAAGCCTTTTTGGGTTTTGTGGGCGCAGGACAACCATTTGAAATCGTGGCTCAGTCCCCCTTTACACTCCAAGCTTACGCCCACGTTGACCAAACTGCGGTGCTGTGGATGTACTGGCATGATTTGGATAACTGGCCTCACTTCCGTCGTGAAGTCATGGATGCCTTTAGATATCAACATCAGCGCAAGCTATTGTGGCTAAGTGCTTTAGGACAACGACGTACAATTGACCGACTGCTAGGTTTCCTCACCTTATTGATTGAGGAATATGGAGAACCGGCAATGAGCGAAACCGATCCCGATGTCATTCGCGGCTATTGCCTACCTTTCCCTCTCACCCATGCCCAAATTGGTAGCGCCATTGGTTCTACCCGCGTCACAGTTACTCGCTTGATGGGTAAATTGCGTCAACGTGGACTCATCCTCACCCAAGGGGATAATCTGATTTGCTTGCCAGCAGAGTCAATTAACAGAGCCAACTAA
- a CDS encoding DALR anticodon-binding domain-containing protein has product MLNNYVQHWLLFKKYTSIKQIVHIHLINFLSVYTKDEKILWIKKGKLPLYQGTDGKKILYISSVALQLSPSDNSKAKHIVKSIAAYLATYGEIFDVKIVPPALIHIELIDSTLAVWLHNLTVGETSLEGIGGGGDGETGRWPDGENYNNKLFKIQYAHARCCSLLRLADREGLIQLIDNSTEVLGLLSTQPIPWLDCDQKLRLYQGDEVRLMHLLVKMVDDLVFPDSNTSVNWMTTALKLSEAFESFWCNCRIWGEVKINSLELAQARLGLLIVTHLVLRSVLESKLAVFAPVEL; this is encoded by the coding sequence TTGCTAAATAACTACGTGCAACATTGGCTACTCTTTAAGAAGTATACCTCAATTAAACAAATAGTCCATATCCATTTAATAAATTTCCTCAGTGTTTATACTAAGGATGAGAAAATTCTATGGATCAAAAAGGGAAAACTGCCTCTATATCAAGGTACAGATGGTAAAAAAATTTTATATATTTCTAGTGTAGCTTTGCAACTTTCTCCATCTGATAATTCAAAAGCGAAACATATTGTCAAGTCAATCGCTGCTTATTTAGCAACTTATGGCGAGATTTTTGACGTGAAAATTGTTCCTCCTGCTTTGATTCATATAGAACTGATTGATTCTACTTTGGCAGTTTGGTTACATAATCTAACAGTCGGTGAAACTAGCTTAGAAGGAATTGGAGGTGGGGGAGATGGGGAGACGGGAAGATGGCCAGATGGTGAGAATTACAACAATAAATTGTTTAAAATTCAATATGCCCATGCACGCTGCTGTTCATTATTGAGATTAGCTGATCGGGAGGGATTGATTCAACTGATAGATAATAGTACAGAAGTGCTAGGTTTGCTGTCTACCCAACCGATACCTTGGCTAGACTGTGATCAAAAATTGCGTCTTTATCAAGGGGATGAGGTGCGTCTGATGCACCTGTTGGTAAAAATGGTGGATGATTTGGTATTCCCTGATTCTAACACTTCAGTTAACTGGATGACAACTGCACTGAAATTGAGCGAAGCTTTTGAAAGTTTCTGGTGTAATTGTCGCATCTGGGGGGAAGTGAAAATTAATTCATTGGAGTTAGCTCAGGCTAGGTTAGGATTGCTGATTGTTACCCATTTGGTTTTAAGGTCTGTATTAGAAAGTAAATTGGCAGTTTTTGCGCCTGTGGAGTTGTGA